One part of the Saprospiraceae bacterium genome encodes these proteins:
- a CDS encoding rhomboid family intramembrane serine protease, with protein MNELLPLMTYSLLISISLISIIGFNNTALFDQCKHYPYLENKQKSFYRWFTCGFLHANWLHLFFNAFVLWQFGSVIEKIYKEMYGMMLGGILFIVIYVLILILSCIPTYIKFKNNPQYSSIGASGAISGILFIYILYFPFNLLYLFGMIPVPAIVFGFLYLYYSWWASRNTNDHIDHDAHYYGAVMGLLFGVIIKYLL; from the coding sequence ATGAATGAACTACTGCCATTAATGACTTATTCATTGCTGATATCCATATCGCTGATATCGATTATTGGTTTCAATAATACTGCTTTATTTGATCAATGTAAGCACTATCCATATCTTGAAAACAAACAAAAGTCTTTTTATAGATGGTTTACCTGTGGCTTTTTACATGCCAACTGGTTACATTTATTTTTCAATGCATTTGTTTTGTGGCAATTTGGATCTGTCATTGAGAAAATATATAAAGAAATGTATGGAATGATGCTAGGCGGAATTCTATTTATTGTTATTTACGTTTTAATTTTAATATTATCCTGTATCCCAACTTATATAAAATTTAAAAATAATCCACAATATTCTAGTATCGGTGCTTCTGGTGCCATTTCTGGTATCTTATTTATTTACATTTTATACTTTCCGTTTAATTTGTTATATTTATTTGGAATGATTCCTGTACCAGCTATCGTATTTGGATTCTTGTATTTATATTATTCGTGGTGGGCATCCCGAAATACAAATGATCACATAGACCATGATGCGCATTATTATGGAGCTGTAATGGGCCTTTTATTTGGTGTAATAATTAAATATCTGCTATAA
- the pruA gene encoding L-glutamate gamma-semialdehyde dehydrogenase has product MLNSIVKIPEVKNEPILNYKAGSNEKLELKQTLLDLKSQVKEICMTINGEQIKSELTKDIFSPHERAHRLGYFYKGNASHVSKAIDAALQAKESWEATSWQERAAIFMRAADLISGKYRARTNGMTMLGQSKNIYQSEIDAVCEFCDFLRFNVRFMTEIYSQQPESSPTIWNKLEYRPLEGFIFALTPFNFTSIAGNLPCAPALMGNVVVWKPAETQIYSASLIMEILIEAGLPNGVINLVFVDGSTAGEVIFNHRYFAGIHFTGSTQVFKSIWQKVAQNLDLYQSFPRLVGETGGKDFIIAHESADPIQVSVALLRGAFEFQGQKCSAASRAYLPKSLWPAIQESFLKNLSKLKMGNPEDFTNFINAVIDEKSFDKITKYISDAKLNSNVKIIAGGNFDKSIGYFIEPTVILTDDPSYISMCEEIFGPVLTIYVYDEEYYKEILNLVDQSTPYALTGALFATDRSIIEQTSFILRNAAGNYYVNDKPTGAVVGQQPFGGARASGTNDKAGSHLNLLRWVSPRTIKENFVPPVAYDYPFMEEC; this is encoded by the coding sequence ATGTTAAACTCAATTGTAAAAATCCCTGAAGTAAAGAATGAGCCAATATTAAATTATAAAGCAGGTTCCAATGAGAAGTTAGAACTTAAGCAGACTTTGCTAGATCTTAAATCTCAAGTAAAGGAAATTTGTATGACAATTAATGGAGAACAAATTAAATCTGAGCTTACAAAAGATATATTTTCTCCGCATGAACGCGCACATCGACTTGGGTACTTTTATAAAGGGAATGCCTCCCATGTATCAAAAGCTATTGATGCTGCTTTACAGGCAAAAGAATCCTGGGAGGCTACTTCTTGGCAAGAAAGGGCAGCTATATTTATGCGAGCAGCGGATTTGATTTCTGGTAAATATAGAGCTCGAACAAATGGAATGACGATGCTCGGACAGTCAAAGAACATCTATCAATCAGAAATTGATGCAGTTTGTGAATTTTGTGATTTTTTACGTTTTAATGTTCGGTTTATGACTGAAATTTATAGTCAACAACCAGAGTCTTCTCCGACTATTTGGAATAAATTGGAATATCGACCGCTTGAAGGATTTATTTTCGCACTTACCCCATTCAACTTTACTTCAATTGCTGGTAATTTACCCTGTGCTCCTGCTTTGATGGGTAATGTTGTAGTATGGAAACCTGCTGAAACTCAAATTTACTCAGCGTCTTTAATTATGGAAATTCTAATTGAAGCTGGTTTGCCAAATGGCGTTATAAATCTTGTTTTTGTTGATGGATCAACAGCTGGTGAGGTAATTTTCAATCATCGTTATTTTGCAGGTATTCACTTTACAGGTTCTACACAAGTGTTCAAATCCATATGGCAAAAAGTTGCACAAAATCTTGATTTGTACCAATCCTTCCCTAGATTAGTAGGAGAGACTGGTGGAAAGGATTTTATAATTGCTCATGAATCTGCAGATCCTATCCAGGTTTCAGTTGCTTTATTGCGTGGTGCTTTTGAATTTCAGGGACAAAAATGCAGTGCGGCTTCCAGAGCCTATTTGCCAAAATCACTTTGGCCTGCAATTCAGGAATCATTTCTGAAAAACTTAAGTAAGTTGAAAATGGGAAACCCTGAAGATTTTACAAATTTTATTAATGCAGTAATAGATGAAAAATCTTTTGATAAAATAACAAAGTATATTTCGGATGCGAAGTTAAATTCTAATGTTAAAATTATTGCAGGTGGAAATTTTGATAAATCCATAGGTTACTTTATTGAGCCTACGGTCATTCTAACAGATGATCCATCATATATATCAATGTGTGAAGAAATATTTGGCCCAGTCTTAACAATTTACGTGTATGATGAAGAGTACTATAAAGAAATTTTAAATTTAGTAGATCAATCAACACCATATGCATTAACAGGTGCACTTTTTGCTACCGATCGAAGTATTATTGAGCAAACTAGTTTTATACTAAGAAATGCTGCTGGAAACTATTATGTAAATGACAAACCAACAGGTGCAGTAGTCGGTCAACAGCCATTTGGCGGTGCAAGGGCATCTGGCACCAACGATAAAGCAGGCTCACATTTAAATTTACTGAGGTGGGTTTCGCCAAGAACAATTAAAGAAAATTTTGTTCCCCCAGTTGCTTACGATTATCCTTTTATGGAAGAGTGCTAA
- the coaD gene encoding pantetheine-phosphate adenylyltransferase codes for MPKIAVFPGSFDPITKGHMDIVLRAMPLFDLIYIAIGENSQKKSLFSLKQRKDWIQEIFQNEEKLKVTSYHGLTATYCKSINANYLIRGIRNASDFDYEKTISQINHTLVENLETVFFISRPELSHISSTIVRELILGKADVQAFVPALVKATL; via the coding sequence TTGCCAAAAATAGCTGTCTTTCCAGGATCTTTTGATCCTATTACCAAAGGGCATATGGACATTGTATTAAGAGCCATGCCACTATTTGATTTAATCTATATAGCTATAGGTGAAAATTCACAGAAGAAAAGTTTATTTTCATTGAAGCAAAGAAAAGATTGGATTCAGGAAATATTTCAAAATGAAGAAAAGTTAAAAGTTACCAGTTACCATGGACTTACTGCGACATATTGTAAATCGATTAATGCAAATTATCTGATACGTGGTATCCGAAATGCATCCGATTTTGATTATGAAAAAACCATTTCTCAAATCAATCACACATTGGTAGAGAATCTTGAAACCGTTTTCTTTATCTCTCGTCCTGAATTATCACATATTAGTTCTACCATTGTACGAGAACTCATTTTAGGTAAAGCAGATGTCCAGGCATTTGTTCCAGCGCTTGTTAAAGCAACCCTATAA
- the lpdA gene encoding dihydrolipoyl dehydrogenase yields the protein MKFDILVIGSGPGGYVAAIRAAQLGKNVAIVERESLGGICLNWGCIPTKALLKSAQVFQYINHAAEYGIEVKEARPDFNAIVKRSRTVADGMSKGIQFLMKKNKIQVIMGLAKLLKDKSIEITDGTGKKEVHTADHIIIATGGRAKQLPNLEIDGKNIIDYRKAMVLDTIPKRMVVVGAGAIGVEFAYFYNTMGCEVSIVEFMEQGLVPREDPDISKELTKSFKKLGIQVFANTSVEKVDKSKSGLLVKLKDRKDGKESTLECDVVLSAAGVTANIENIGLEDLGISTEKGLIKVDAFYQTNVAGIYAIGDVTPGQALAHVASAEGIICVEAIAGHKPEPMDYNNIPGCTYCSPEIASVGYTELAAKAAGYDVLIGKFPFSASGKASAAGSKEGFVKLIFDKKYGELLGAHMIGMNVTEMIAEIVVARKLETTGHELIRSIHPHPTMSEAIMEAAAAAYGEVIHL from the coding sequence ATGAAATTTGATATACTTGTAATTGGATCCGGACCAGGTGGTTATGTAGCAGCTATTCGAGCCGCTCAATTGGGAAAGAATGTGGCCATTGTAGAGCGGGAATCTTTAGGTGGCATTTGCTTAAATTGGGGTTGTATTCCTACAAAAGCCTTATTAAAAAGTGCTCAAGTCTTTCAATATATAAACCATGCGGCTGAATATGGTATTGAAGTCAAAGAAGCAAGGCCAGATTTTAATGCAATTGTAAAAAGAAGTAGGACTGTTGCAGATGGCATGAGCAAGGGCATACAATTCTTAATGAAAAAGAATAAAATCCAGGTTATAATGGGTCTAGCTAAGCTTTTGAAGGATAAATCAATTGAAATCACGGATGGTACAGGTAAAAAAGAAGTACATACAGCAGATCATATTATTATAGCAACTGGAGGTCGGGCAAAACAACTTCCAAATTTAGAAATAGATGGAAAAAATATTATTGATTATCGGAAAGCCATGGTGCTGGATACGATCCCTAAAAGAATGGTCGTAGTAGGTGCAGGTGCAATTGGTGTCGAATTTGCTTATTTTTATAATACCATGGGTTGCGAAGTTAGTATTGTAGAGTTTATGGAGCAAGGATTAGTGCCCCGAGAAGATCCAGATATCTCTAAAGAGTTAACAAAGTCATTTAAAAAACTTGGAATTCAAGTTTTTGCAAATACCAGTGTTGAAAAAGTTGATAAATCTAAATCAGGACTTTTAGTAAAATTAAAAGATCGAAAGGACGGAAAAGAATCGACTCTTGAATGTGATGTAGTATTATCAGCAGCAGGTGTTACTGCAAATATTGAAAATATTGGATTGGAAGATTTAGGAATATCAACTGAAAAAGGATTAATTAAAGTAGATGCTTTTTATCAAACAAATGTAGCTGGGATTTATGCAATTGGAGATGTAACACCAGGCCAAGCTTTAGCACATGTTGCAAGTGCTGAAGGGATCATTTGTGTAGAGGCCATCGCTGGCCACAAACCTGAGCCAATGGATTATAATAATATTCCAGGTTGTACTTATTGTAGTCCAGAAATTGCATCCGTGGGATATACTGAACTCGCTGCAAAAGCAGCAGGATATGATGTTTTGATTGGTAAATTTCCATTTTCAGCTTCTGGTAAGGCAAGTGCTGCTGGATCAAAAGAAGGATTTGTAAAACTCATTTTCGACAAAAAATATGGGGAACTTTTAGGTGCCCATATGATTGGCATGAATGTTACTGAAATGATTGCTGAAATTGTTGTCGCCAGAAAGCTTGAAACAACGGGTCATGAACTTATTAGATCAATTCACCCGCACCCTACTATGTCAGAGGCAATTATGGAAGCCGCCGCCGCAGCATACGGTGAAGTAATTCATTTATAA
- a CDS encoding DUF962 domain-containing protein, whose translation MGKLYILLETYGISHQNKVNKLIHWICVPLIMFSLIGLILHIPFVFIKTWYFNWASLVLLAILIYYFRLSKPIFLGFIIIGFLLLKMNWYLIEYCSLNNCNSVITLVIIFTIAWIGQFIGHKIEGKKPSFLEDIQYLLIGPAWLLHFIYKKLGISY comes from the coding sequence ATGGGTAAATTATATATTTTACTAGAAACTTATGGCATAAGTCATCAAAACAAAGTCAACAAGCTAATTCATTGGATTTGTGTACCATTGATAATGTTTAGCCTCATTGGTTTAATACTGCATATTCCTTTTGTTTTTATTAAAACATGGTACTTTAATTGGGCGTCCTTAGTTCTTTTGGCTATTCTGATTTATTATTTTAGATTATCTAAGCCGATATTTTTGGGTTTTATAATTATTGGTTTTTTATTACTAAAAATGAACTGGTATTTAATAGAATATTGTAGTTTGAATAATTGTAATTCTGTTATAACATTAGTAATTATTTTTACAATTGCATGGATTGGCCAATTTATTGGTCATAAAATAGAAGGCAAGAAACCATCATTTTTAGAGGATATTCAGTATTTACTAATTGGACCTGCTTGGTTATTGCATTTTATCTATAAAAAACTAGGCATTTCTTATTAA
- a CDS encoding GNAT family N-acetyltransferase, translated as MQDPIFSPIEFLSPEYDSCVKLRDQELRKPLNLEFTSEQLEEESNQFHFGLFDDEMILFACLTFKEMPDLKLKMRQVVVSKQYQFIGFGKILVFEAEQWAILNGYSEIILHARDTAIPFYEKCGYQKIDDSFIEVNILHWKMSKVL; from the coding sequence ATGCAAGATCCGATTTTTAGTCCTATTGAATTTTTGAGTCCAGAGTATGATTCTTGTGTTAAACTTCGGGATCAGGAATTAAGAAAGCCATTAAATCTTGAGTTTACTTCAGAGCAACTTGAAGAAGAAAGTAATCAATTTCATTTTGGGCTTTTCGATGACGAAATGATTTTATTTGCCTGTCTTACTTTCAAAGAAATGCCTGATTTAAAATTAAAAATGAGGCAGGTAGTAGTCTCTAAGCAATATCAGTTTATTGGTTTTGGTAAAATATTGGTCTTTGAAGCAGAACAGTGGGCAATTTTGAATGGCTATTCAGAAATTATTTTACATGCCCGTGACACCGCAATTCCGTTTTATGAAAAGTGTGGATATCAAAAGATTGACGATTCATTTATCGAAGTAAATATTTTACATTGGAAAATGAGTAAAGTTCTTTAA
- a CDS encoding hydroxymethylglutaryl-CoA lyase, whose translation MTNLVKIIECPRDAMQGIHQFVPTELKIRYIQQLINTGFYAIDFGSFVSSKAIPQMRDTHQIVQELDLSNSKTKLLAIVANKRGALEACTYSNIQFLGYPFSVSETFQIRNTNSNIPESMDTVKEIHDLCLKNGKDLVIYLSMAFGNPYGDEWNAEIVMSWVNKLHSLGIKIMALSDTIGVAVPESISYLFSNLIPNYPFIEFGAHFHTVPLAWQEKVEAAFNAGCLRFDGAINGYGGCPMAKDELTGNMPTENLILFFHERKQVESIKLDQFYLAINNSKLIFENYH comes from the coding sequence ATGACAAATCTTGTTAAAATTATAGAATGCCCTAGAGATGCTATGCAAGGTATTCATCAATTTGTTCCTACGGAGTTAAAGATAAGATATATTCAGCAATTGATAAATACAGGTTTTTATGCTATTGATTTTGGAAGCTTCGTATCATCCAAAGCGATTCCTCAAATGCGCGATACACATCAAATTGTTCAAGAATTAGATTTGTCTAATTCAAAAACCAAATTGCTAGCTATTGTTGCAAACAAAAGAGGGGCCCTGGAAGCTTGTACTTATTCAAATATACAATTCCTAGGTTATCCTTTTTCTGTATCAGAAACATTTCAAATACGAAATACAAATTCAAATATCCCCGAATCCATGGATACCGTTAAAGAGATTCATGATTTGTGTTTAAAGAATGGAAAAGATTTAGTTATCTATTTATCCATGGCATTTGGAAATCCTTATGGAGATGAATGGAATGCTGAGATTGTAATGTCATGGGTTAATAAACTTCATAGTTTAGGTATTAAAATCATGGCTTTATCAGATACAATTGGTGTTGCAGTACCGGAAAGTATTTCGTATCTATTTTCGAATTTAATCCCAAACTATCCTTTTATAGAATTTGGTGCTCATTTTCATACCGTTCCACTAGCATGGCAGGAAAAAGTGGAGGCAGCTTTTAATGCTGGTTGTCTTCGGTTTGATGGTGCAATTAATGGCTATGGTGGCTGTCCAATGGCGAAAGATGAACTTACTGGAAATATGCCTACAGAAAATCTTATTCTGTTTTTCCATGAAAGAAAACAAGTTGAATCTATAAAACTAGATCAATTTTATCTTGCAATTAATAATTCAAAATTAATATTTGAAAATTATCATTAG
- a CDS encoding DUF1343 domain-containing protein, translating into MSIIAKRGSFKVVTLIILLSYFDQPKLFSFNESISIVAKNIKPGAYQLNQYLPILMNKRVGLVVNHSSMIEDIHLVDTLLKLKIDLKIIFAPEHGFRGNMEAGSHVIDGKDSLTGIKIVSLYGKKFKPNPIDLQGLDVVVFDIQDVGVRFYTFISTLHYVMEACAQNNVPLIILDRPNPNGHYIDGPLLDTNFRSFVGMHPIPIVYGMTIGELAKMIRGECWIKDCKKLDLKVISCKHYTHRSKVKLKIKPSPNLPNEFSILLYPSLCFFEGSVVSLGRGTDFPFQVFGHPKLKGTNGFSFIPEDRMEAQNPPLESKICFGTKLNSGNIDALFQEKKINLNYLISAFKELKMDTAFFLPNLFFDKLAGDNRLRKQILSNESETQIRNSWNKDLVRFKAMRKKYLIYSD; encoded by the coding sequence ATGTCTATTATTGCAAAACGAGGATCCTTCAAAGTAGTTACTTTAATAATTCTTTTAAGTTATTTTGATCAACCAAAATTATTCAGTTTTAATGAATCTATATCAATTGTAGCTAAGAATATTAAACCTGGTGCATATCAATTAAATCAATATTTACCTATTTTAATGAATAAAAGGGTAGGATTGGTTGTTAATCATAGTTCTATGATTGAAGATATTCATTTAGTAGATACCTTATTGAAATTAAAAATTGATTTAAAAATCATTTTCGCACCAGAGCATGGTTTTCGTGGAAATATGGAGGCTGGATCTCATGTAATTGACGGAAAAGATTCTTTGACTGGAATTAAAATTGTCTCTTTATATGGAAAAAAATTTAAACCTAATCCTATCGACTTACAAGGTTTGGATGTCGTAGTCTTTGATATTCAAGATGTTGGAGTTCGTTTTTACACGTTCATTAGCACCCTGCATTATGTTATGGAAGCATGTGCACAAAATAATGTTCCACTTATAATTTTAGACCGTCCAAATCCTAATGGGCATTATATAGATGGGCCTTTATTAGACACTAATTTTCGAAGTTTTGTAGGAATGCATCCCATTCCAATAGTTTATGGTATGACAATTGGCGAATTAGCTAAAATGATAAGAGGGGAGTGCTGGATTAAAGATTGTAAAAAATTAGATTTAAAAGTAATTTCCTGCAAGCATTATACACATAGAAGTAAAGTTAAATTAAAAATTAAACCCTCCCCAAATTTACCAAATGAATTTTCAATTCTTCTCTATCCATCCTTATGTTTTTTTGAAGGATCTGTAGTTAGTCTTGGGAGAGGAACTGATTTTCCATTTCAAGTGTTCGGGCATCCAAAATTAAAAGGCACAAATGGGTTTAGTTTCATACCTGAAGATCGTATGGAAGCCCAAAATCCACCTTTAGAGTCCAAAATTTGCTTCGGTACTAAATTGAACAGTGGCAACATTGATGCATTGTTTCAAGAAAAAAAAATAAACTTAAATTATTTGATAAGTGCCTTTAAAGAATTGAAAATGGATACTGCTTTCTTTTTACCCAACTTATTTTTTGATAAGTTGGCTGGAGATAATAGACTAAGAAAACAAATACTTTCGAATGAAAGCGAAACACAAATCCGGAATAGTTGGAATAAAGACCTTGTTCGGTTTAAAGCAATGCGGAAAAAATACTTAATCTATAGTGATTAG
- a CDS encoding GIY-YIG nuclease family protein, producing the protein MKDPRFAIIDIETTGGIAKRDKITEIAIIIYQNDEIIDTFESLINPERSIPYEITRITGITNAMVETAPKFYEVAKDIIKITEDCIFVAHNVFFDYNFIKEEFQQLGFAYSRKKLCTVQLSRRYFRGLKSYSLGSLIEHFKIVVNSRHRAMEDTKATLDVFKRVLKVSGNLEQSQTQLTVLLKETKIPATLNKEELYNLPESPGIYYMRNANGDPIYIGKSKNIRDRVFQHLNETTSKTKRMIDGIHSIDFLISGNELMASLLEVQEIKKFQPEINRALRKKSHAALLTIQFCEDKYTTFTVKEAEWLDSNDEIINHYASRTIAKEHLEYIISMYQLCKKANEDLLDGKPCNSFQMGQCLGACVQKEDLESYNNRVLRAYQEINKIFQNDFLIIGDGRSMDEQSIAVVEDGFCKYFGFVSKELSYNQPNDLINELTAYKGNIETNRLIESYLNKSKSYRKITYRQNTFLDI; encoded by the coding sequence TTGAAGGATCCTCGTTTTGCAATAATAGACATAGAGACAACTGGTGGTATAGCTAAAAGGGACAAAATTACAGAAATTGCTATTATCATATATCAGAATGATGAAATCATAGATACATTTGAAAGTTTAATTAATCCTGAACGCAGTATTCCGTATGAAATTACACGAATAACAGGAATTACGAATGCTATGGTCGAAACTGCTCCAAAATTTTATGAAGTTGCAAAGGATATTATAAAAATTACAGAGGATTGCATTTTTGTTGCTCATAATGTATTTTTCGATTACAATTTTATTAAAGAAGAGTTTCAGCAATTAGGATTTGCCTATAGCAGAAAGAAATTGTGCACGGTTCAATTAAGTAGAAGATACTTTAGAGGATTAAAATCGTATAGTCTAGGATCGTTAATTGAACATTTTAAAATTGTGGTCAATAGCCGTCACCGAGCCATGGAAGATACAAAAGCTACTTTGGATGTTTTTAAAAGGGTTCTGAAAGTGAGTGGTAATTTAGAACAATCACAGACTCAATTAACAGTTTTACTAAAAGAAACAAAAATACCAGCAACACTAAATAAAGAGGAATTATACAATCTACCGGAATCTCCTGGCATCTATTATATGAGAAATGCAAATGGAGATCCAATTTATATTGGTAAAAGTAAGAATATTCGAGATCGCGTTTTTCAGCACCTTAATGAAACCACGAGTAAAACTAAAAGAATGATAGATGGAATTCATTCTATTGATTTTTTAATTTCTGGAAATGAATTAATGGCATCATTACTTGAAGTTCAGGAAATTAAAAAATTTCAACCAGAAATTAATAGGGCATTAAGAAAAAAATCACATGCCGCCTTATTAACGATTCAGTTTTGCGAAGATAAGTACACAACATTTACAGTTAAAGAAGCCGAATGGTTAGATTCAAATGATGAAATCATAAATCATTATGCGTCCAGGACTATCGCAAAAGAACATCTTGAGTATATAATTTCAATGTATCAATTATGTAAAAAAGCAAATGAAGATTTATTAGATGGAAAGCCTTGTAATTCTTTTCAAATGGGTCAATGTCTAGGGGCATGTGTACAAAAAGAGGATTTGGAGTCCTATAATAATCGCGTTTTAAGAGCCTATCAAGAAATTAATAAAATATTTCAAAACGATTTTTTAATAATTGGGGATGGTCGTTCTATGGATGAGCAATCTATTGCTGTTGTTGAAGATGGATTTTGCAAATATTTTGGATTTGTATCGAAAGAATTAAGCTATAATCAACCCAATGATTTAATAAATGAGCTTACTGCATATAAAGGTAATATTGAGACGAATCGTTTAATAGAAAGTTATTTGAATAAATCAAAATCGTATCGTAAAATTACATACCGGCAGAATACGTTTTTAGATATTTAA
- the pyrF gene encoding orotidine-5'-phosphate decarboxylase, producing MMKSKEFISEQIYKKKSLLCVGLDPDRHKIPKSYLDQENSFFDFCKDIIECTHDLAIAYKINIAFFEAQGPKGWLQLEKIFKIIPSTCFIIADAKRADIGNTSKQYASYYFDTLAVDAITLHPYMGVDSLEPFLEYKEKWSIILALTSNPGSKDFELQSLHTGKKLYENVIETFVESKYSSNIMFVCGATHPSEFIKIRSLCPDHFLLVPGIGEQGGDLKSTVEFGQNKFGGLLINLSRKVIYPESFTDYKTTVRQLANEYRSEMFKYLKTYSAGM from the coding sequence ATGATGAAGTCCAAAGAATTTATATCTGAACAGATTTACAAAAAAAAATCATTGTTATGTGTAGGACTTGATCCAGATAGACATAAAATTCCAAAATCTTATCTCGATCAGGAGAACTCATTTTTTGATTTTTGTAAGGACATTATAGAATGTACTCATGATTTAGCAATAGCCTATAAAATCAATATTGCATTTTTTGAAGCACAAGGACCAAAAGGTTGGTTGCAATTAGAAAAAATATTTAAAATTATACCAAGTACATGTTTCATTATTGCGGATGCTAAGCGTGCAGATATTGGGAATACTTCAAAACAATATGCATCTTATTATTTTGATACTTTGGCTGTAGATGCAATAACATTACATCCTTATATGGGTGTTGATTCTTTGGAGCCATTTTTAGAATATAAAGAGAAGTGGTCCATAATATTAGCGCTAACCTCGAATCCAGGGAGTAAAGACTTTGAACTTCAAAGTCTGCATACTGGCAAAAAATTATATGAAAACGTTATTGAGACTTTTGTAGAATCTAAATATAGTTCAAATATTATGTTTGTATGTGGGGCAACGCATCCTTCAGAATTTATTAAAATCCGATCACTTTGTCCTGATCATTTCCTTTTAGTTCCTGGAATTGGTGAGCAAGGAGGTGATTTGAAATCTACTGTGGAATTTGGACAAAATAAATTTGGTGGTTTACTCATTAATTTATCAAGAAAAGTAATTTATCCTGAGTCATTTACGGATTATAAAACTACGGTCCGACAACTTGCAAATGAATATCGATCAGAAATGTTTAAATATCTAAAAACGTATTCTGCCGGTATGTAA
- a CDS encoding Mrp/NBP35 family ATP-binding protein, whose product MIRDIKLEGNQFHCKIYLPSAQYAHKDELYSNIHQRLSESINDIQIHAHFVNQAPISDTPNTSLPQIGNFIAVASGKGGVGKSTISVCLAVSLHQAGFKVGLMDADLYGPSIPTMLGIKDLKPKVVEIGGKHKMIPISVGGISVVSLGNIIEGDQAVVLRGPRLAAIIKQFFYDTEWPELDYLIIDLPPGTGDVQLTLVQTIPLTGVVMVTTPQEVAYIDAVKAANMFEMDQIKVPILGVIENMSWFEPDDQPNKKYYIFGEGAGKRLADKTNSCLLGQLPIRVNMRKAFDIGQGSSISPEYSEIFENIITQLQNKVELRHLIYSPTKAVSAN is encoded by the coding sequence ATGATCCGAGATATTAAATTGGAAGGAAATCAATTTCATTGCAAAATCTACTTGCCATCAGCGCAATATGCACATAAAGATGAATTGTATTCCAATATTCACCAGAGACTTTCCGAAAGTATAAATGACATTCAAATTCATGCTCATTTTGTTAATCAAGCCCCAATTTCAGACACACCAAATACTTCACTTCCTCAAATCGGTAATTTTATTGCAGTAGCTTCCGGTAAAGGGGGGGTAGGAAAATCTACGATTTCTGTTTGTTTGGCAGTTTCATTGCACCAAGCAGGTTTTAAAGTAGGATTGATGGATGCAGATTTGTATGGTCCTTCTATACCAACCATGTTAGGAATAAAGGATTTGAAACCTAAAGTTGTTGAGATTGGAGGAAAACACAAGATGATACCTATAAGTGTTGGTGGTATTTCAGTAGTCTCTCTAGGGAATATCATTGAAGGAGATCAGGCAGTTGTTTTACGGGGCCCGAGATTAGCGGCAATTATTAAGCAGTTTTTTTATGATACAGAATGGCCCGAATTGGATTATTTGATAATTGATTTGCCACCTGGTACCGGAGATGTACAACTTACATTGGTTCAAACTATTCCGTTAACTGGAGTGGTTATGGTAACTACGCCACAAGAAGTTGCCTACATTGATGCTGTTAAAGCGGCGAATATGTTTGAAATGGATCAAATTAAAGTTCCAATTTTAGGGGTTATAGAAAATATGTCCTGGTTTGAACCTGATGATCAACCAAATAAGAAATACTATATTTTCGGAGAAGGTGCAGGTAAGCGATTAGCTGATAAAACAAATTCCTGTTTGTTGGGTCAATTACCTATAAGAGTAAATATGCGCAAAGCTTTTGACATCGGGCAGGGCAGCTCAATATCTCCAGAGTATTCTGAAATTTTTGAGAACATTATAACACAACTTCAAAATAAAGTGGAGTTGCGGCATTTAATTTATTCTCCTACAAAAGCAGTTTCAGCAAATTAA